One Flavobacterium cerinum genomic window, ATCGTCACCGGTATCATTATCCAGATCCGTAGCCAAAGCGACATCCTCCATGAATTCCGATAAAGCACCACGCGCTCCGTCAACTTCCTTCTGCCCTTCAATAAAATCTTTAATACCGCCCATTAAAACTTCGATATTCTCAATACGGGCAATCCCTTCCGGTGTTCCGTCCTTTTTCAGTTCCTGAATCAATCCGGTTTTCTTCGTCACATGATCGGTCAGATATAAGGCATCCTGCGTTTCATTAATCACCTGAAAACTTCGAACCATCGTTACAAAATCCTGTAATTTGGCTTTCGTCCCGGAATTTAGTTTTAAGTCAATTTTATCGATATGCTCCATAATTTCAAAAATGGAACGTTTATAATGATTTGCTGCAATTGTCAATTTTTCTACAGTCGTATCCCCAATTCCTCTTGCCGGATAATTGATCACCCGAATCAATGCTTCTTCATCTTTCGGGTTAATAACCAATCGAAGGTAAGACAATACATCTTTGATTTCTTTCCGTTGATAAAACGACAAACCACCATAGATTCGATACGGAATATCTTTTTTACGCAAAGCATCTTCCATTGCCCGCGATTGTGCATTCGTACGATATAAAATAGCAAACTGATTGTTATTCATCTGGTGTTGCATCTTTTGTTCGAAGATGGTACTGGCCACAAAACGACCTTCTTCACCATCTGTAAGACTACGATGCACTTTTATTTTCGGACCGAATTCATTGGCCGTCCAAACTATTTTATCAAGTTTGGTTTTATTTTTATCGATAATTGTATTTGCTGCTTCCACAATATTTCGGGTGGATCGGTAATTTTGCTCCAGACGATAGGTATTTACCCCTTCATAATCTTTCTGGAAGTTCAGAATATTATTAATATTTGCACCCCGGAAAGCATAAATACTCTGTGCATCATCACCAACTACACAAATATTCTGAAAACGATCAGACAAAGCGCGTACAATAAGGTACTGGGAATGGTTAGTATCCTGATACTCATCCACCAATATATAACGAAAACGATCCTGATATTTCATTAAAACATCCGGAAAGCGAGTCAACAACTCATTGGTTTTCAACAATAAATCATCAAAATCCATGGCTCCTGATTTAAAGCAGCGTTCCACATAATTTTGATAAATTTCCCCCAGACGCGGTTTTTTACTCATCGCATCCGCTTCCTGCAATTCCGGATTATTAAAGTACGCTTTAACCGTGATCAGACTGTTTTTATAAGACGAAATACGCCCTAAAACCTGTTTCGGTTTATAGATATCCCTATCCAATTGCATTTCTTTGATAATCTGTCCGATCAATCGCACACTATCCTGCGAATCATAAATGGTAAAATTGGACGGATAACCTAATTTATCCGCTTCATTTCGTAATATTTTGGCGAAAACCGAGTGAAAAGTTCCCATCCAAAGGTTTTTAGCTTCACTATTTCCTACAATACTGGCAATACGGGTTTTCATTTCCCTGGCGGCTTTGTTGGTAAATGTTAAAGATAAAATATTAAAAGCATCAACCCCCTGATGCATCAGATAAGCAATACGAATGGTTAATACCCTTGTTTTTCCCGAGCCGGCACCGGCAATCACTATCATCGGCCCGTCTTTTTGTAAAACGGGAGCCCTCTGGGCTTCATTAAGCTGGTCAATATAATTTTGCATGGTCATGATATCAAACTTCAAAAATACTACTCATTAGGGTTTATTACAATTAAAATCGGCATAGTTTTTTATTTTGTTTGTTTATTTCTTTATTCGTTTATTTGTAACACTTTGAACCGATTTTAAATTAACAAATATCCGATCCTATCTTATGGATACTACCAAAATAGTAGAACTACTGTCTTATACTGTACCTGCCATCATTACCGGCGGTGTAGCGTATTACTTTTTTAACCTGCATACAAAAAATGAGGAAGGCCGTCGTCGTTTTCTGTTACACAAAGAAGCTCAGAAAAGTGCGCTTCCGATACGTTTACAGGCTTATGAGCGTATGACTTTGTTTCTGGAGCGTATTAGTCCGGCTAAGTTACTGGTTCGTATTGCGCCACATTCATCGGATAAAAACGATTATGAAAATTTACTGATCCAACATATCGAACAGGAATACGAACACAATCTTACGCAACAGATTTATATTTCAGAGGAAAGTTGGAATATTATCCTGACGGCTAAAAATACAACAATTCAGATGATTCGTAAAGCCTCTTTGGGCGCTGAGAGTGCCAATAAATTACGCGAGATTATTTTAAGCGAAATGATGGAAAAACAATCGCCTAGCTCGGTGGCTTTATCGTATCTTAAAAATGAAGTCGGTGAATTATTCCGATAATTTCATCTAAAACTAAAGTATAAAAAAGGCTTTTCATTGGTTTGAAAAGTCTTTTTTTATGATCATAATATTCTGTTTACCAAATCAAAAAGTTTCAAAAAAACAGCGAGTAAGCCTTCACAATATCCCGAAAAACATAATGAAGCTATAGTTAGTCAATTTGTTAACTATTAGAGACATTTTTTTTAGAAAATTTTTCCTATACCATTATTTTTTAACTTGTTACATACAATACTACACAAAATATTGTTCAACGTTAAATATTTTTAGATGAAAAATTTCTTTTTACACTTTTCACTCATGCTATTTCTAACAACAGCATGTCATTCCGACAATAATAGTTTGGAAGCATCCGACCCGATTCTTAAATCTAAGTCCAGTCCCGAAAAAATTACTTTTCTCAATCAAATGGAAATTAACAGATGGGTCTGTACATCTCCCGGAGAAAATCCAACGGCCACTGTATTACTCAATCATTTTTTCGAACGTAATTCTATCTATCGTGATAAAGGTATCTATTCCAAGTATGGAGGTAATGTAATATTTACTTTTATAGGCAAGATTGGAGGAGAAGGCAGAAGTGATTCTATGATTCTTAATATTTCAATCGTTATGAACTCAACACTTACACTAAGTTTACAAACCCGAAATGAAATAACCGGAGTTGACAAGTTTCAGACATTGGAATTTAAGACAAGTTAAAAATGAAAACACTTCAAAAAATTAATACCGTTTATTTTAAAAACAGTCACTAACATTTAATATAGCAATATAAATTATGAAAAAATCTTTATACTACCTAGCCTTAATCACAATATTAGTGACCGGAATTTGTTTAGCAAACAATTCCGGAGAATTAGCCTCAAACGGGAATAATGACAAAAGAGATTTTATCCACAACATAACTGATGGTGTATGGGAATGTACCTCTGTCGGAGAAAATGTATTTGTTACAACATTTCTTATCAATCATTTGTTTGACTATGATTCTCCTTATACTATAGATGCTTTTTATTTTGATGGCGGTCATTCCTTTTCTTTTTTAGGCAGGCTTGGAAAAGGAGATAAAAAAGATTCTATAATTTTAAAAATTAGCATAGAAGACAATACACTCAAAGCGAAACTATGGAGTACAAATGAAACAACAGGTACGGAAGAAACTCAAGAATTAGATTTTGTCAGAAGACGTAAATAATATGTCATAAAAAAGACCTTTCATTGGTTTAGAGCGTCTTTTTTTTTTCAAGCCGACAAAAAGACAAACAATTGAATATCAAGGACAAACAAGCCAAGTAGATTGCTTTTCAGTTCTATCATTCATACTTTTAGATAAAAACATAAAATCATGAAAAAAACATTACTTTATTTAACTGTTGTTACGCTTCTTACTGTTGCTTGTACCTTAGATATAGATAGTACTACATCAACAAAAGCATCTGAAGGTCTTTTTTCTTCTAAAATGAGTCAAAATAAAAAACGCTTTATTGATAATATGCATGATGGCGTATGGGAAAGTACCGAGGGACATTTATTTGCAACATTGATTATTAATCATATGTTTGACCATCCTCACCTTGTTAAAGGATATTATACCTTAAACGGCAGCACTTATACATACATAGGCAAACTTGGTTTTCCGGGCAGACAAGACAATATTGTATGTAATATAAAAATAATCGGTAACACACTTACACTAATGGTGGAAAGCACCAATGAAGTAACCCGTCTAAAAAAAGGACAAGAATTAACATTTACCAGACAAAGAAATTCTTTAGTTGTTGACTAATCCTAAATTCCGATAGCACAAAGTAAAAAAGACTTTTCAAATCAATGAAAAGTCTTTTCAATTAAAATAACAAACAAAACAATTAATTATCGCGAATTACATGGGCTACCCCAGTAATTGTATGTGTAACAGCCGGGTTATTATTATCCGTATATGTACCGTTAAAGGTGAGATCAATATATTGTCCTACCGATCCGAAACTACTCAAATTAAACGATACCGTATTAGGTGTTTGCAATGAAATATAACCTACTCCGCTTCCTTCTATTGAAAAATTCGTAGTAGTATATATTCCCGGTATATTGGTATTTCCCCAAATATATATCCCGCCAGTTCCTGTTGCACTGGAACTAATCGATAAGCCATTCGGTGTATAATTTGCATTAATTCCTGTGATGTAATAAGTTATAGGATCATTATCAATCTGATAACTGATAAACTCCGTTACTGTATTACAAGCAACCAGGTTACCAACATTAGTTGTTGGATTTGTAAAAGTATACGTAATCTCACCGGTTACCTGCAAATTATCATAATCGGCACCTTCTAAAGTAAAAGTGGCATTCGGTCCGCCGCAAACCAACGTATTGAAGCTAAAACTTCCGTTTGAAACCGGTGCTACCTGTGTAGTATAACCAATATTCATGATCACATAACCATTGGTAACCGCTGCATTATTACAAGTCACCAGATTTCCTTCTACAGTTGTCGGTACTGCTAAAGGGTTATTAATCGTAATCGTAGGCAATGTTGTATTGGAGGACAATGGCCCTGCTGATCCGCTATAAATAGTATTTCCGCAATTATCAATTACAACGATTGTCAGTGTTTCATTTGCCGGAACCAATCCGCAAACCTGTCCGTCTGCATTAGTTGTTCCGATTGAAGGATACGTATTTCCACTTCTTATAATTCCGACCTTAGTATTAGCCAGCGGATTACCGTTAGCATCTTCCAGATTAACACACATGGATACTACCGGGAACGGAGCATCACAATTCCACCATGAAAAATGCGATACGGTTCCTACATAATTATTCCCCTGACGGGTAGCACTACCTTCCTGAATCCAATAGCCTTTATCGTTATCAAAATGCCATAACGGAATCGTGTTAGGCGCGGTACTTAATTGACTGTTATCGATTTTCATTACAATCTGAGCCGTATGCCCGGAAGCAATCTGTAACTTTTGTCCTGAAGCGCCTCGTAACTCCACACTAAGCATACCCAGTGTTTCTAAAGCTTTTGCATTACCGTTTTCATCCTGTGCAAAAAGAGTACCCGGCATTAAATCGGATAATTTATTATCAGATGGCAATAAATGATACATTGAGACCGAAACACTTCCATTATAAGCAGCACCGTTTTCATCCTGAAAAGCACCGTCGAAAACAACTTTAGTACCGGAAGACAATGCTACTTCACTACTTACTCCGGCATTGATCACCTGAGTAGGCTGTAACGGCAGTAACATAATTTTCACATTATTATCTCCATTAGTCGGAACCATTGTACGGGAACCATCTACATAACCCGCTTTTTTAGCAGTGATATAGGCAAAACGTTCGTAAACCGAAGCATTTTTAATGATAAAAACACCGTTAGAATCGGTTATCCCTGTAGTATTTCCAATTTTGATATTGGCATTTGAAACCGGATTTCCGTTGACATCTACAACTTGCCCGATAAAATTTCTTGAAACCTGACTACCGAAACTGGATGACATAGTACCGCCTCCGCCCGGATTATTACCTCCTTCATAGGTGCTATCGGATTCACATCCGATCATCAATATCATGGAAGTAACTATTACTAAAAAAAGTTTGATTTTATTCATACGCTTCCGTTTTGTGTTGTTACTAGTATAGATACATCCTAACGCTTTTAGTTGCGTATAACTTAATGTTATTTTTACACTATTTTAATCACAAATCAATACATATCTTAAAAATCAACACATTACATTGATCAAAAATTAAAAATAAATTTAAAAAATTACTCTTTTAATAATTTATCCAATTGTATTTTTTCATTTTCAGGCAATCCGGGTAATATTTCCTGAAAATACTGTCTGAGTTTTTCATTTTTAAGTAAAGCCCGAATCGTATCTTTCGAGAACTTAACAAATTGCCACTTATGATGTATAGTACCATTTACCAACCAACGCAATGTATTCAGATCACTTTTATTCAGGTATAGCAAGTTAACCAATGCATTCTGACGTGTGCTACTTTCATATTTAGGCGAAGCATAATCCAGTAATTCTTCATACCATTTTAATTTTTCAGCATTCTGATAATCCGGTGTAGCTAAAGCCAATGTCAGCCAACTAATCCGAAGATTTTTATCATTAAATCCCTGTCTGTTTTTTGTTTTATCCAATAACGGAAAACGACCATCCGGGAATTGAGCCCAAAGTGCTTTTAAAGCAATTTCCTGTGTGATATAAGACGAATCATCCAATAAGGTTTCATATTGTTTTTTAAATGATTGCGGAATCGTTCGCAATGATTTAGCTACGGCTTGTCTCACTTTTAAATCGGTTGACTGCATCGCTAACTTCAGCAAGGGTTCATTCTGCTCAAACGGTGTATTTTCCAATTGATAAATAACCTCTTCCTTTGCCGGATAGAACACTTCCGATTTTAATACCTGTTCCAATTGCACCTTTTTGTCCGCTAATAGCTTATCCTGCAAGCCAACTACATCCAGATACTTTTTTATAAACGGGTTTTGTTTTACAATTGCCAGTGCCTGTTCCGTCGGAAAAACCGCATTTTCAAGCCATAATGCTTTAAAATCAGTTGTATCATATCCGGAAGCCGCTCGTATTTCAGCTAAAAAATCATCCGTGTTTACGTTTTTAAAGGCATATTTGCGAAGGTAGTTTTGTACCGCTTTACGAAAAGCGGTTTCACCAACCTGAACTCTCAGGTAATGTAATGCCCAGGCTCCTTTTTGATAAAAAGTCAACGAACTCGCTTTCTCATTTAACAACGGAATTTTATCCGTTTGTGAAACCCGAATCAAACGTTCGGCTGATTCATATAATTCCCAATTAAAATAATCATCGCCAAAAAGCTGTTTTTCAGCCAATAAAGCATAATAGGTTGCAAAACCTTCCTGAAGCCAGTGATGTTTACCGGATTGTGCCGTTATCATATCGCCGAACCATTGATGTGCCAATTCATGCGCATTGACATTCACGTAAGTACGGTCATTAAATCCGATTACATCAACAACAGAATCCTGAGAAAAGACAGTAGCCGTTGTATTTTCCATACCGGCATATAAAAAATCGATTACCGGCACCTGACGATATACCTGCCACGGATACGGAACTCCTATTTCCCGTTCAAAAAAATCAAATATTTCTTTTGAATAGCGATAGGTCGGTTCAAACTTTAACGAATCCGCTTTCCTTATATACATTTCCAACGGAGTACCGGAATTTGTCACTACTGTTTTCTTTTCAAATTTTCCGATCGCTAACATCGCCAGATAAGAACTCATCGGTTTTTCCATCGCATAATGCCATGTGATCAGATCACCCCGATTTTCTTTATTCTTTAAAACTCCGTTAGCAAGCACTTCAAAGGCTTTATCAAAAGTAACGGATAGCGAAAAAATCATTTTTTCATTGACATCATCAAAACTCGGCAACCAATGACTCGTATATTTCCCCTGCCCTTGTGTCCATATCTGGAAATCGTCATTTAATCCAACAAAATAGAGTGTTTGTCGCGGTTGCGTTTCATAATGCAATTCCAGCGTATTAAGTCCTTTTTTATATCCCTGAAACAATTGTAATTTTTTTCCGGTATTTTTAAACTTGACCGCTTTTTTATTTATCGTAACTCCGGTAATATCCATACGTTGCGCATCAATATTAATTGTATCGACCGGATTGATTACCTGGAATGTATATCGGACATCTCCTTTTATTTTTCGCGTTTCCGTATTAAAAGAAAGTCCCGCATCAAGAGAAATAAAATCCACTTTTTCGCTTTGTTGTGCCTGCGAAACGGCAAATATAAAATAGAAAAAAATCGTTAGTCGCTTCATAGTTAAATCATAATAGAATGCTCAAAGTTACAAAGTTTACCACAACATTATACCGGCTTTTTTGTAAGTTTACGCCTTAAATTTTCTATTTTGAAAGCAAAAACGGTTTTTAACTGGAGTAGCGGAAAAGACTCTGCTCTGGCTCTTTATGAGTTATTACAACACAATGATTTTGAAATTGACTGTTTACTAACCAGTATCAGCAAACAATATGATCGAATTTCAATGCATGGTGTCCGAAGCCGCTTATTGGAACAACAGACAGAAAGTATTGGTATCCCTTTAGTAAAAATGGAGATTCCGGAAATGCCTTCGATGGAAGTTTATGAAAATGTAATGCGGGAAACGCTGACTTCTTTAAAAGCCAAAGGAATAACGCATGCTGCTTTTGGAGATATCTTTTTGGAAGATCTGCGAAAATATCGGGAAGAAAAACTCGCTGAAATGGATTTAAAAGCTGTTTTTCCATTATGGAAACGAGACACCTCAACCC contains:
- a CDS encoding DUF7935 family protein; translation: MDTTKIVELLSYTVPAIITGGVAYYFFNLHTKNEEGRRRFLLHKEAQKSALPIRLQAYERMTLFLERISPAKLLVRIAPHSSDKNDYENLLIQHIEQEYEHNLTQQIYISEESWNIILTAKNTTIQMIRKASLGAESANKLREIILSEMMEKQSPSSVALSYLKNEVGELFR
- a CDS encoding ATP-dependent helicase gives rise to the protein MQNYIDQLNEAQRAPVLQKDGPMIVIAGAGSGKTRVLTIRIAYLMHQGVDAFNILSLTFTNKAAREMKTRIASIVGNSEAKNLWMGTFHSVFAKILRNEADKLGYPSNFTIYDSQDSVRLIGQIIKEMQLDRDIYKPKQVLGRISSYKNSLITVKAYFNNPELQEADAMSKKPRLGEIYQNYVERCFKSGAMDFDDLLLKTNELLTRFPDVLMKYQDRFRYILVDEYQDTNHSQYLIVRALSDRFQNICVVGDDAQSIYAFRGANINNILNFQKDYEGVNTYRLEQNYRSTRNIVEAANTIIDKNKTKLDKIVWTANEFGPKIKVHRSLTDGEEGRFVASTIFEQKMQHQMNNNQFAILYRTNAQSRAMEDALRKKDIPYRIYGGLSFYQRKEIKDVLSYLRLVINPKDEEALIRVINYPARGIGDTTVEKLTIAANHYKRSIFEIMEHIDKIDLKLNSGTKAKLQDFVTMVRSFQVINETQDALYLTDHVTKKTGLIQELKKDGTPEGIARIENIEVLMGGIKDFIEGQKEVDGARGALSEFMEDVALATDLDNDTGDDDRVALMTIHLAKGLEFPTVFIVGMEEDLFPSAMSMNTRSELEEERRLFYVALTRAEHQAYLTYAQSRYRWGKLVDSEPSRFIEEIDGQYIEYLTPVETNYRYKPTINADIFGDVDKSKLRLAKPVSGTPPKYITDNEEPKPDRNIRKLKPMSGSVPAAAGPSQYDSGLNIGNVVMHERFGKGQILNLEGAGADKKAEIKFEVGGIKKLLLRFAKLQIIG
- a CDS encoding diphthine--ammonia ligase; translated protein: MKAKTVFNWSSGKDSALALYELLQHNDFEIDCLLTSISKQYDRISMHGVRSRLLEQQTESIGIPLVKMEIPEMPSMEVYENVMRETLTSLKAKGITHAAFGDIFLEDLRKYREEKLAEMDLKAVFPLWKRDTSTLIQEFIGLGFKTIVTCVDARLLDKSFVGRIIDADFLRELPENVDPCGENGEFHTFTFDGPLFKKPVAFTKGEIVLRKYEAPKNDDSCFTDPKETQYGFWYCDLIPE
- a CDS encoding carboxypeptidase-like regulatory domain-containing protein — translated: MNKIKLFLVIVTSMILMIGCESDSTYEGGNNPGGGGTMSSSFGSQVSRNFIGQVVDVNGNPVSNANIKIGNTTGITDSNGVFIIKNASVYERFAYITAKKAGYVDGSRTMVPTNGDNNVKIMLLPLQPTQVINAGVSSEVALSSGTKVVFDGAFQDENGAAYNGSVSVSMYHLLPSDNKLSDLMPGTLFAQDENGNAKALETLGMLSVELRGASGQKLQIASGHTAQIVMKIDNSQLSTAPNTIPLWHFDNDKGYWIQEGSATRQGNNYVGTVSHFSWWNCDAPFPVVSMCVNLEDANGNPLANTKVGIIRSGNTYPSIGTTNADGQVCGLVPANETLTIVVIDNCGNTIYSGSAGPLSSNTTLPTITINNPLAVPTTVEGNLVTCNNAAVTNGYVIMNIGYTTQVAPVSNGSFSFNTLVCGGPNATFTLEGADYDNLQVTGEITYTFTNPTTNVGNLVACNTVTEFISYQIDNDPITYYITGINANYTPNGLSISSSATGTGGIYIWGNTNIPGIYTTTNFSIEGSGVGYISLQTPNTVSFNLSSFGSVGQYIDLTFNGTYTDNNNPAVTHTITGVAHVIRDN
- a CDS encoding M1 family metallopeptidase; protein product: MKRLTIFFYFIFAVSQAQQSEKVDFISLDAGLSFNTETRKIKGDVRYTFQVINPVDTINIDAQRMDITGVTINKKAVKFKNTGKKLQLFQGYKKGLNTLELHYETQPRQTLYFVGLNDDFQIWTQGQGKYTSHWLPSFDDVNEKMIFSLSVTFDKAFEVLANGVLKNKENRGDLITWHYAMEKPMSSYLAMLAIGKFEKKTVVTNSGTPLEMYIRKADSLKFEPTYRYSKEIFDFFEREIGVPYPWQVYRQVPVIDFLYAGMENTTATVFSQDSVVDVIGFNDRTYVNVNAHELAHQWFGDMITAQSGKHHWLQEGFATYYALLAEKQLFGDDYFNWELYESAERLIRVSQTDKIPLLNEKASSLTFYQKGAWALHYLRVQVGETAFRKAVQNYLRKYAFKNVNTDDFLAEIRAASGYDTTDFKALWLENAVFPTEQALAIVKQNPFIKKYLDVVGLQDKLLADKKVQLEQVLKSEVFYPAKEEVIYQLENTPFEQNEPLLKLAMQSTDLKVRQAVAKSLRTIPQSFKKQYETLLDDSSYITQEIALKALWAQFPDGRFPLLDKTKNRQGFNDKNLRISWLTLALATPDYQNAEKLKWYEELLDYASPKYESSTRQNALVNLLYLNKSDLNTLRWLVNGTIHHKWQFVKFSKDTIRALLKNEKLRQYFQEILPGLPENEKIQLDKLLKE